GATTGGGTAAAGAGCTCGCGTCTGTGCTTACAGGCACTTTTGTTCGTTTTATAGCGTATGCTTTCGCTATTATTGTGGTTATCATTTTGCTTGTGCATCGTGTGGTGAAGCAGTGCATATGCGCCCTGCTTCCTGCTTGTTTTGGTTTATTAATGATGGGGGGGGTACTGGGATTGCTTAATAAACCATTAAGTATTTTCAGTGTTGCCGGAGCATTACTGGTTCTTGGCCATGGTGTGGATTATGGTGTTTATGCAACCCATGCCATTAAGAAAAATAGTCTTGGCACATCGCAGGCTATTTTCGTTTCCGGCTTGACCAGTCTTGCAGGTTTCGGCTCGCTTCTTTTTGCTGACCATCCGGCTTTGTTTGATATGGGACTGAGCGTGTTTTCAGGGTTGCTTGCTGCAATGCCTTGCGCGCTTCTTGTACTTCCAGCCCTCTTTTCAAAGGATACAATTAGCTCATGAAACATTTTTTGTGCATACTCATTATTCTGTTAACAGGATGTGCTAAACAACTCCCTCCGCCGATGCCCGTACTGCCAGACATGCAAGCAGAATTGCTTCAGCAGAACTGGCCTGTAGAAGAGGCTGCGTTTCGAGTAAGCGGGTCGTTATGTCTTTACTCCATCACTATTCCTGTTCAGGGTATAGTTTCCATGGAAAAAGGTGGAAATGTTGTTTCAATCGCATTCTTAACACAGATGGGGACTTCCATTTTTGAAGCCAGACTTACTCAGGACAGCTACAAAATGTTTACAGTATCCCCAATGATAAAAGAGCATCCGCAACTGGAGCCTATCCTTATCCGCATGGCGCGAGCTCTTTATCTTCCAGAGCCGGTATCTACTCTGTGCACATCCGAAGGAAAAGCCCATATAGCGCAGCTTCGTTGTCCTGAACAAAATATTTTGTACAGTTACTCTGTAGTGCCCCAGCGTTCGGATGTAATTCAACTTCGTCGTCGTATCAATGTTGAAAATGAAACTACTGTATATTTGAAAAATTGGCAGGATGACCATGGGACGTCCTACCCGACACGTCTTTTTTATAAAGATGACGGGTGCGGGTTTATTGGTAGGCTGACACAAAAGCCGTTGTCCTGTCCTCATAGTATTACAGCTGAGAAAGCCTCATGACCCCTATTGAACAAAGTCTAATGAATGCGCTTGTAGGAACTATTACCTGCACCGGTGAAAGCGCTGAAGCTTGCTATCATTTGCCTGAAGATTTTGAAGGCTTTAACGGGCACTTCCCCGGTCATCCTATCCTTCCTGCTATTTTGCAGTTTATGCTTGGCAGGCTGGTATGCAGCGCCCTTGCCGGAGAGTCGTTACGTGTTACTTCCATAAGCCGTGCAAAGTTCTCACATGAAATTCAGCCTGAAGTGGATATTTATGTGCAGGCAGTACGCAAAGATATATCTGCTGAAAATATCCATCGGTTTTCTGTGACATTAACAGTTGGCACTGCGCAAGCTTCTACCTTCTCACTTTTCTGTGTTGCAGAGCAGGAACATGCGTAAAGAATATTTTAAAATTGACCCAGGTGCTCCTGCGCCGTTGACTGTTGAAGTAAAGCGTGATGTGCGCTTTCAGGAAGTAGATCTGCTTGGCATTGTATGGCACGGGCATTATGCAAGTTATTTTGAAGATGCTAGAATGGCTTTAAGCCAAAAGTACGGAATATCTTATGACGATTTTTATCGTGAAAATATTTCTGCTCCGATTCGTAAATTGCATGCTGACTATTTTCGTCCGCTATCTTTAGGTAATGAATACAGCATTAAAGCTCGATTGCATTACGCTGATGCGGCAAAGATTAATTATGACTTCTTTATTTATGACAATGCAGGAGAACTTTGTACCTCCGGTTACTCTGTTCAGATGTTTGTGTGCACAGAAAGCCATGAGTTATTACTTGCCCCACCTCCTTTTTTTCAAGATTTTCTTGATAACTGGCGTGATGGGAACCTGTTAAAATGACAACGATGCTGTAGTTCTTTAAACGCATTTTTATGGTTGCCTGTGTTGTAAAGCCCGACTACCAATGTTCTGCGCCTGTTGAAGGCATAAAACTTAAAGTATTACTTTAGGTTTGTTCCGTAGAAGAAATAACACAATTTTTCCGCATCATAAGTTGAGAAATGAATAAGACACCTCGTAGCATAGGACATCCTGAATTCTTTGAGGCTAAGCTGTTCGCAATTTTTAAAGGGTGTCAGGAATGTTTTTATGTCGATAGAGGTTGTGATGTCTAATTTCGTCCGTCCACTTATTGTTATTCCTGTCTTCAATCACCGGGAAGAGCTCTCCCGCGTTGCTATAGAGGCACTTGAACATGGGGACGTTCTGATTGTTGATGATGGTTCAACTGATGGCGTAAGCGCAGATATTGCCTCCCTTGCTGTACAGTGTATCCGGCATAGTAAGAACAGGGGCAAAGGCGCTGCTATTCTTACAGCAGCAGCTTATGCAAGAGAGCACGGCTACACGCATATTGTAACTATTGATGCAGACGGTCAGCACCTTACTGCTGACCTTCCAAAATTTTTTGTGGCTATAGAGGCAAATCCAGACTCTGTTGCTGTTGGTGTACGCGATTTTTCAAATGCAAAAAATCGTAATATCCCCGGTTCTGCTACTTTTGGGCGGGCATTTTCAAATTTTTGGTTCCGCGTGCAAACCGGTGAAAAAGGTTTAGACACTCAAAGTGGCTTTAGAGCGTATCCGGTTGGGCTATTGCAGGAACTTTCTTTTAGTGAATCCCGTTACTCATTCGAGATAGAAGTGCTTGTAAAAGCAGTTTGGGCAGGATTGTCCATCCAATGGCTTCCTATCCATGTTCATTATCCAGAACCGGAAAAGCGTGTGAGTCATTTGCATCGGGTGAAAGATAATATTTTGATCTCATGGTTGAATACGCGCCTTACCATGCGCGCTGTGTTGCCTATTCCGCATCGCAAACTTGTTCGTGTGGAACAAAGTGTTGAAAACGCTTCAGAGCAATTTTATCTTACGCGTCCTGTAGATTCATTGCGTGATATGGTGCGGCAAGGTGCAAGTCCGGAGTATGTTGGATTTTCTGCTGGTCTTGGTGTGTTACTTGGTACATGGCCGCTTTTTGGTATTCACACTGTTGCGACACTGTTCGCTGCAAGTTTTTTACGACTGTCAAAAGTAATTTCCGTAGGAACCAGTCAATTCTGTATGCCTCCATTTGTGCCAGCCCTATGTATTGAAGTTGGCTATTTTATCCGGAACGGTGAATGGCTTACAGACGTTTCGTGGCAGACTCTTGGTGTAGAGTTTTTAGACAGGGCTTGGGAATGGATTCTGGGATCGTTAGTCTTAGCACCGATTTTGGCCGGTGTAACAGGACTCGTTTTCTACTTGGTGACCCGTTCAATTTATAAATTGAGACAAGAGATATGACCCGAAAGTCAAAATGTAACAGGTCGGAAAAATCTTGGAGCGGTAAAAGCCTTGCAGGCCGTTGGCAGCACGAATTTTTTTTCATACTTATTAAATATTGCGGTCGATGGCCTGCGTATATTTTTTCATGTTTTGTTGTTTTCTTTTATGTCCTTTTTGTGCCGGAAGTTCATAAGCGTTCTTCTTTTTACATTGCAAAACGTTTTCCGAAGGCTTCGAAATGTGCACGTTGGTATCATACTTGGCGTCTTTGCCAGAACCTTGCGTTTTCTCTCATAGATAAAGCGGCGGTCGGTATCAGAGGCACACAAGAATTTTCATATTCCCGGAATGGCATTGAACAGTTGCAGGAACTGCAAGAGCAAGGCAATGGTCTTATTTTGCTTACAGTCCATGTAGGTCCTTGGCAGGCGATGTTAGGCCCCCTTGATGAATTGAATACACCTGTGCATCTTATGGTGTACCGTGATTCCGGTGATGTAGATTTACAGTATTTTGACTTCAATCACTGTAAAAATATTAAGTTAGTGCATGCAGAGGACACAATGGGAAGTGTTATTGCAATGACTGCGGCACTGCGAAAAAATGAAATTATATCCATCATGGGGGACAGAATTGTTCCATCTACATCATATACTGCAAGTGTTGATTTTTTAGGTGGAAAAGCTTTGTTTCCTACCTCTGTGTACAAATTTGCTAAAGGCACGCAATCTCCTGTTGCTCTGCTCGTGACACGTAAAGTGGGTATTTCGCATATGGAACTTTCTGTAGCACATGTTCTCACTGTTCCTAAAGCAACGGGTAATGACTTTACGCCTTTTGCACAGGAGATAGCGTTCGCGCTGGAAAAATACGTACAAGAAACTCCGTATCAATTTTATAACTTCTTCGATCTCTGGAGAACAACGAATGAGTAATATGCATCAAAAATTAAAAGAACTCTTCATTGCAGAATTAAACCTTGAAGATATTTCTCTTGAAGAGTGGGAAAATGATATGCCGCTTTTCGGAGATGGACTTGGTCTTGATTCTCTCGATGCAGTTGAAATCGTAGTTTTTATTGAAAAGCATTACGGTGTTGTCATCGCGAATTTTGATGAAGACAAAAAAGCTATGCGTTCTATCAACACTCTTGTTGAATTTATTAAGGAAAAACAGGCTAATGACTAGCGTTTTCATTACCGGAACAGGTTGTATTACTGGTTCCGGTAGCACCCCGCAAAGTACGCTTGCCGCCATGTACGAAGGTACTGCGGATCCTTCCCCTTTTGTACGCCATAGGATGGACTGGGGCAAAGAGGCTCTGGTGTTTGCCGTTGATGATGCGCTGTTAGAAAGAGCATCGGGACGAACGGAACAGTACGGACTTACGGCCAGGCTAGGCCTTGGCGCAGCGTTTCAGGCCTTGGAAGATGCCGGAATTTCTCCTGCTGACTTGAAAGGTAAGCGTGTAGGCGTTGTGATGGGGACAACTGTAGGTTGCTCCATGAACCATATCGTTTTTTATGGTGAGTACCGAGATCCTGACATTGCGTTGCCATCTATGGAGCATATCCGATGTGTTTTGCGGAGTAATCCAGCAGAAGCCATTGCCCGGGAACTTGCGGTAGTCGGCCCTGCTCAGACTGTCGTCACCGCATGTGCTTCCGGCACAGATGCTATTGGAGTCGGGTTACAGTGGATTCAGTCCGGTATGTGCGACATGGTTATTGCGGGCGGCTGTGATGGTCTTTCTAGAGTGACCCTTAATGGATTTCATTCACTTATGGTGATGGACAGTGAACGTAGTAAGCCGTTTGATGTGGATCGCAAGGGCTTAAATCTTGGGGAAGGTTCCGGTGTACTGGTTCTTGAGTCTGAGCAGTCTGTGACACAACGTAACGTAACGCCGAAAGCACGCCTTGCCGGTTACGCAACTGCGTGTGATGCGTATCATCTCACGGCACCGCATCCGCAAGGGCGTGGACTCATTCGCGCTATAAAGCAACTTTTTGCCCACATAGAGTGCACTCCTGCAGACATCAGCTTTGTGAATGTCCATGGTACTGGTACCAAGGATAATGACAATGTTGAAGGGTATGTAATGAACGAGTTGTTGCCCCATGTTCCATTTTTTTCTTCCAAGGGCGCTACAGGGCATACTCTTGGCGCTGCGGGTGGTATTGAGGCTGCCTTATGCGTGCATTGTCTGAATCAGGGACGCATTCCACCCACAACAGGCTTAACAACGCCTGACCCGACTATTCCAGCTTCTCCGGTGCTTGAAGCTACTAACGTAACTGGCACAATTGCACTTTCGACCTCATTGGCCTTTGGTGGAATAGCCTCTGTGCTTGCTGTTTCTCACATTTAAGACACACAACAGGCAACGCTAATGGATTGTAACAAAAACTCTTTTTCAAAGCCGGATGTTATTCCTGTGCTCGATTTTGAGCTTTCGGAAATTATGCAGGCTCGTGATAAGGGTAATATTTTATCGCTTGATTTAGAAATTACCGAGGCATGCAACTGTGCATGTGTATACTGCTACCGGTATGAGAGTGAAGGAGCACAGCCCCCTGCTGCTGACGAACTCACAGCACAGGAGATTATTGAGCTTCTGACTGAAGCGAAAGAAAAGCATGATTTGCGCCGTATTTGCATCCTTGGTGGCGAGCCACTTATCCCTGTAATTCGTGAGAAGTACATCGCAACACTTGAATGTTGTAACAGACTTGGCATTGAGCATGTAACTTTTTCCAACGGTGTGGCGCTGGATAAAGAAACCGCGCAATTACTGTACGATTTAAATGCCTCTGTCTGTCTTAAATTAAATGGGATGAATGCGCAGACTCATGATGCTCTGGTCGCACGGGCAGGTGCTTTCGACAAAAGCATGTCCGCGTTTAATCATCTCATTGAATTAGGGTTTGGGAACAAGCGAAGCCTTTCATTTGAAACAGTTGTTACCAAAACTAACTACAATCAAATTACTGACATGTGGCGATGGGCGCGTGAGCGCAATATTGTGCCGTATGTAGAGACATTGACAGTGCAGGGGCGGAGTCAAGCTCATCCCAATGATCTTGTTGTTTCCAACGAAAAACTACATGCCCTATTTGTCCGGCTGAATGAAATTGATCATGCGGAATACGGTCTGGAATGGGAAATTTTACCGCCGATTGCTGGCGGTCATCGCTGCCTGCGCTACTACATGAGCATGTATGTCCGTGCTAACGGCATAGTTTGCCCATGTGTTGGCGTCGACCTTCAAATGGGATCACTGCGGACAGACTCGATTAAAGAGATTCTTAGTTCTGAAGTTGCTTGTCAAACACGCTACATTAATGAGCATATTACTGGAAAATGTAAAACCTGTGATCTTGCTAAGTCGTGTTACGGGTGCCGAGGTGCCGCGTATCAGCAAGGCGATCTTTTTGGTGAAGACCCTGTTTGCTGGCGTGAACAGAGTAACAGGTGACATTTGTATGCAGCCTATTCTTTCTATAGATGATATCAGCAGAATTCTCCTGAGTATCTGCCGCTCGGCAGTGCAGGAACATACTTCTATGCCTTTGCATAAACTTGAAGAGGATTCGAGCCGGTCTATTGTTTCCCTACTGGAAGGCACTACTATTTTACCGATGGCTATCGCAGCGCATGTTTCAACCATGTTTCAATGCCCTGCTCTTGCCGAAGTCCTTTGCGGTGATGACAGTATTGAGCATTGGGCGGGTGCTATTTATCACGAATGGTCACAGGATCCTGCTATAATTACATTTATAACATCAGGGTCAACAGGAAAGCCAACACAGCAGAAACTTGAATCTGTGTTATTATGGCAGGAGGCGCAGGAACTGCAACGCACCCTTCTTCATGAAAGAAAGCGCATTGTATCAACCGTTCCATGTCACCATGTCTATGGATTTTTATTCACCGTACTACTCCCCAAAGTTGCGGAAATTCCGTGTCTAATACCGGTTCCATTCCCTTCACGAGCTTTTATTGAAGAGTTGAAGGAAGGAGACTTTATAGTTTCTTTCCCACTCTTTTGGAACGGGTTGATTAAGCTCGGCATACCATTTCCTGCAAACATTCATGGTTCCACTTCTACTGCGCCGTGCTCACCTGAGACAATGCACCAACTGCTTTCTTTAGGGCTTGCACGCATCAGCAATATTTATGGCAGTTCTGAAACGGGTGGACTTGGTTTTCAGCACCACCCTGATGCACCGCTGACGTTATTTAATTTTTGGCAACGCGTTCGTTGCGATGATATTGAAAATTCGTGGATTGAACGTGTTCATCCTCTTGATATCCCTCAACCCCCTGTTGCTATCCCTGACTTTGTTGAATGGTTCTCTCACGAGTTATTTGCAGTGAGGGGACGTAAAGATAAAATCGTTCAGGTTGGTGGTATTAACGTTTCTTTACTGAAAACAGCTGCCTGTATAAAACAACACCCTGATGTTTTGGACTGTGCTGTGCGTTTAATGCGACCGGATGAAGGAAATCGTTTGAAGGCATTTATTCTCCCAAGAAGTTTTGAGCCGGATACGATCGCGTTGCGAGCAGAGTTATATCAGTGGTGCCGTAATCGTTTACGGCCTGCTGAACGTCCAAAAAAAATTACATTTGGAAATCAATTCCCAGTCAATGCAATGGGTAAAGCCAAGGATTGGAACTAGTCATGTCACAACATCGCGAAATATATATTCTTGGTACAGGAATAGTGACACCGCATGGTGAGCAGCAGAATGCTCTGCCTGTGGATTTGGTCGCTTCCAGTATTACTGATTCCAGCCAGCGGACTGATACTTCCGGATTGACAAAGTTTATTCCCAAACGTGCCCTTAGACGTATTGATCATTTTTCCCGTCTGGCACTTTATGCTTCTTTTCTTGCTCTTGAAGATGCCGGTTTGTTAGAAACGGACCATGAAAATATGGGAGTGGCATTAGCCAGTGGCTATGGTGCTGCGCAGACTTCATTTAGTTTTCTTGACTCTTTTTTTAATGACGGAGACAGGCTTGCGTCCCCTACCTACTTCTCAAGCGGGTTACATAATGCGGCATCCGCATACATTGCTATGCAGACTAAAGCCCAAGGACCAAACATTTGTACAAGTAATATCGGGCTTGGTCCTGCGTACTCACTCGCCACTGCCGTGCATTGGTTAAAAACCGGTATAGTGGATTACGTCCTTGTTGGTGGAGTGGATGAACATTGTCAGGTATTGGAACATTGCGTTAACCGTTTTCAGTCTGCTGAAGAAGGGGCATGCTTGCTTCCGGATGTCGTTGCAGGAGAAGGCGCCGCTTTTCTTGTTTTAGGAACCAAACCTGAAAGAACAACTTCCTGTGTACTTACAGACATCAAGATTGAACCATACTCTAAACAGACGCTTCAACACATGTGTCCGGTGTTTGTTGCTCCGCTGGGGTTAACTGATCAGCAGAGTATTGTTGCACGTATTACCGCCGGAGAGAACGTCACAAATATTTTGCCTGTGTTAGGAAGCCACCCTTCTGCGTTAGCTTTTTCCTCTGTGCAGGCAGTACAGAGTATCCTTTCCGGTGCCGTATCAGAAGCTCAGGCCTTTGCTTTAGACGGAGCAAGGAACAGCGCGGTTATTTCGTTCAGCAAGTAGCTTACCGAAATATTTTTTAGTTAAAGCAAAAGCGCGATGCCATCACATAAATGGTATCGCGCTTTTTTTATACTACCCTGCAATATAAGGAATAATAACAAAAAAACGTAATATATCCTCAGTATACTCTATTAATTGCAGTACGTTCATAGAGCATCCGCATTAAGGAGAGCTTATGGTACGCAGGATATGTTATGTTTTCGGTATGCTGTTCTGGATTACGCAAATCACATCGTGCAGCAGCTTTGTTCCCATTCAGCGATATTTGGCACAACCCGTAGAATGCACACCAATAGTACATGATAGTTCAGATGGATTGTTGCTGGATAATAGCCTGATGTGTTCATCTGCATCAATTCCATGTGCTTTTCCTGTTACAACCCGTTCTATTCCTAACTTAGAATACCCATTGTTTACCGTTGAACGTAGAAATATCGGTTTAGACAACCCAGTCTCTTTCTGGCGTAGCGGTTGTGCGGGGCTGTATCAAGTTTCATCCGCACCAGCAAAACTCGTTGTTGTGTATATCAACGGGTACAATGGTAGGCCAACGGGGTGGAAACCAATTTATAATGAGTTGCAGGGACTCCCTGTTACGCATATTTTTTTCAACTACCCCACGGGAGATTCGCTAGAAACCACGGCGATGGTGCTTTCAAGCCTGTTGTGCAGTAATGTCCGGCAACTGCGAGACAAGTATATTGTCCTTCTCGGTCACTCTCAAGGTGGCTTTATCGCAGTGCGTACTGCCCAGATACTGAGCCAACATTCTTTTTCTCCTGCGATACGCCAGATTGTTACCCTTGTTACACCTTGGGATGGTTGCAAATTGGCCAGATATGCAAAACTGGTAAATCCTGTCAGTCCTAAGGTCTTTGATGATATCGATACGGACAGTAAGTTTATCCATACAGTAAAATCATCTCCCCTTCCTCCTGAAACGGCTTATACCTTAATTTACGGTGCAACAGCAGAATCCAGTAAGACTGCTAATCCCAATGATGAGCTTTTTACTACGGAAAATCAGCTTGCTACTGGAAAAAACATCAAACCGACATCGACACATAATGTTCTAACTAGCCATGCTGAATCGTTACGGGACAACGAAGTGGTTATGTTGATCAAAGGATGCGTGGAGCAATGTCTGATGAATTTTAAAACTTCTTCATATACAAATCAGAGGTAAGCAGGCACTGGGTATAGAACTCTAATATTTACCAAGCCAATAGGTTGTTCTTGTTTGTATTATTTTTTTCAATTTGATTTTATCTTGTATAATTAGATAGTATTATATTTTATTATTATGATTCCTAACAACAAGGATTGCCGGATGAAAATCAGTCACAAATTTTTTGCACTTCTATTCATAGCAACGTTCTGTTTTTACACTCCTGCTTACGCCTCTGGTTTGGATGCTTTTGCAAACAAGTCTGGCACAATTGCCATTGCAGGAGGCACAGCGCATATACCTGTTATGAAAGCCGCTGCAAAACGTATTATGATGAAGAACCCTGATATTCGCATTACCATCGCAGGTGGTGGTTCCGGTGTGGGTATCCAGAAAGTCGGCGAAGGGCTCGTCGATATTGGTAATGCAGGTCGCGCTACCAGTGAAAAAGAAAAAGCCAAATATAATCTCACCTCCTTTCCATTTGCTATTGATGGTGTAGCCACCGTTCTTTCTGCTCAAAATCCTGTAAATGCGCTTACTACAAAGCAGATTCAGGATGTTTTTGCCGGAAAGATTACAAACTGGAAAGAATTAGGTGGTGCGGATGCCGCTATCCACATCTACACTCGTGATGAAGCAAGTGGAACCAGAAGCGTTTACTGGAAAAAGTTGCTTAAAAAGGGAAAAATTGTTGATTCCGCAAATGTTGTAGCATCTAATGGCGCGATGAAAGTAGCTATCGCTCAGGATCCTGACGGAATCGGCTTTATTGGCATCGGTACACTGGATAGTACTGTAAAAGCCCCTACTCTGGATGGCGTTAGTGTATCACAGGAAACAGCTAAGAATGGTACATACAAAATCGTTCGTAAGCTCTACATGAATACGAACGGTACACCTTCCGGTATTGTAAAATCATTTATTGACTATATTCTTTCAAATGAATGCACGGATATTATCGTTTCCAGTGGATATTTACCATTAGACTAGGGACGTGCCTTGCATAACGTCAGAACAAGTCGTTTAATAACTAGCGTTCTTTTTGTAGCAACCACTGCCTCTTGTATTGCAGTGGTTGCTATTTTCTGTTTCCTTCTCTACTTTTCCTTCCCTCTTTTTTCATTAACTAAACTACAGCATGTTTTTGCATGGTCATGGCAACCGTTTGAAGGTAATTTCGGCATATTGCCTATGGTTATGGGGAGTCTCCTGTTGTCGCTATTCGCCTTAGCGTTGAGCTATCCCCTAAGCTTAGGCCTCTGTTGCTATATTCACGGTTCCAGCCATTCTACACTGCGTAAGGCTATGCTGGTACTGGTGCAGTTTATGACGAGCATTCCGACGGTCATTTATGGTTTTGTCGCAGTGTTCTTGCTGGTGCCGTTTTTGCGTTCTTTTTTCCAACATGGCACAGGATTTTCCATACTCGCGGCTGGACTCATTTTGAGTCTGCTCATTTTACCGACTATCGTACTCATTTTGCATAGCCAGTTTTCACAGATTGAACCAAAAATTCGTCTGACAGCTAAAGCGTTAGGCATGTCAGAAGCTCAAAAATTTATATACATTGTGTTTCCGAATGCAAAGACAAGTTTACTGACAGCAGCTGTTCTCGGGTTTGGCCGAGCCGTTGGAGATACTCTTATTCCACTGATGCTTGCAGGGAATGCAGTAAGCCAGCCGGAATCTATTCTGGACTCTATCCGGACTCTAACGTCGCACATTGCTCTTGTCGTGGCGACG
This sequence is a window from Halodesulfovibrio aestuarii DSM 17919 = ATCC 29578. Protein-coding genes within it:
- a CDS encoding acyl-CoA thioesterase is translated as MRKEYFKIDPGAPAPLTVEVKRDVRFQEVDLLGIVWHGHYASYFEDARMALSQKYGISYDDFYRENISAPIRKLHADYFRPLSLGNEYSIKARLHYADAAKINYDFFIYDNAGELCTSGYSVQMFVCTESHELLLAPPPFFQDFLDNWRDGNLLK
- a CDS encoding lysophospholipid acyltransferase family protein — encoded protein: MTRKSKCNRSEKSWSGKSLAGRWQHEFFFILIKYCGRWPAYIFSCFVVFFYVLFVPEVHKRSSFYIAKRFPKASKCARWYHTWRLCQNLAFSLIDKAAVGIRGTQEFSYSRNGIEQLQELQEQGNGLILLTVHVGPWQAMLGPLDELNTPVHLMVYRDSGDVDLQYFDFNHCKNIKLVHAEDTMGSVIAMTAALRKNEIISIMGDRIVPSTSYTASVDFLGGKALFPTSVYKFAKGTQSPVALLVTRKVGISHMELSVAHVLTVPKATGNDFTPFAQEIAFALEKYVQETPYQFYNFFDLWRTTNE
- a CDS encoding phosphate ABC transporter substrate-binding protein produces the protein MKISHKFFALLFIATFCFYTPAYASGLDAFANKSGTIAIAGGTAHIPVMKAAAKRIMMKNPDIRITIAGGGSGVGIQKVGEGLVDIGNAGRATSEKEKAKYNLTSFPFAIDGVATVLSAQNPVNALTTKQIQDVFAGKITNWKELGGADAAIHIYTRDEASGTRSVYWKKLLKKGKIVDSANVVASNGAMKVAIAQDPDGIGFIGIGTLDSTVKAPTLDGVSVSQETAKNGTYKIVRKLYMNTNGTPSGIVKSFIDYILSNECTDIIVSSGYLPLD
- a CDS encoding PstC family ABC transporter permease is translated as MGSLLLSLFALALSYPLSLGLCCYIHGSSHSTLRKAMLVLVQFMTSIPTVIYGFVAVFLLVPFLRSFFQHGTGFSILAAGLILSLLILPTIVLILHSQFSQIEPKIRLTAKALGMSEAQKFIYIVFPNAKTSLLTAAVLGFGRAVGDTLIPLMLAGNAVSQPESILDSIRTLTSHIALVVATDSQSDAYLSLFACGMVLFSSTVAVNIALRWIAGKSEEGKA
- a CDS encoding radical SAM protein, translating into MDCNKNSFSKPDVIPVLDFELSEIMQARDKGNILSLDLEITEACNCACVYCYRYESEGAQPPAADELTAQEIIELLTEAKEKHDLRRICILGGEPLIPVIREKYIATLECCNRLGIEHVTFSNGVALDKETAQLLYDLNASVCLKLNGMNAQTHDALVARAGAFDKSMSAFNHLIELGFGNKRSLSFETVVTKTNYNQITDMWRWARERNIVPYVETLTVQGRSQAHPNDLVVSNEKLHALFVRLNEIDHAEYGLEWEILPPIAGGHRCLRYYMSMYVRANGIVCPCVGVDLQMGSLRTDSIKEILSSEVACQTRYINEHITGKCKTCDLAKSCYGCRGAAYQQGDLFGEDPVCWREQSNR
- a CDS encoding AMP-binding protein, with the translated sequence MQPILSIDDISRILLSICRSAVQEHTSMPLHKLEEDSSRSIVSLLEGTTILPMAIAAHVSTMFQCPALAEVLCGDDSIEHWAGAIYHEWSQDPAIITFITSGSTGKPTQQKLESVLLWQEAQELQRTLLHERKRIVSTVPCHHVYGFLFTVLLPKVAEIPCLIPVPFPSRAFIEELKEGDFIVSFPLFWNGLIKLGIPFPANIHGSTSTAPCSPETMHQLLSLGLARISNIYGSSETGGLGFQHHPDAPLTLFNFWQRVRCDDIENSWIERVHPLDIPQPPVAIPDFVEWFSHELFAVRGRKDKIVQVGGINVSLLKTAACIKQHPDVLDCAVRLMRPDEGNRLKAFILPRSFEPDTIALRAELYQWCRNRLRPAERPKKITFGNQFPVNAMGKAKDWN
- a CDS encoding beta-ketoacyl synthase N-terminal-like domain-containing protein, giving the protein MSQHREIYILGTGIVTPHGEQQNALPVDLVASSITDSSQRTDTSGLTKFIPKRALRRIDHFSRLALYASFLALEDAGLLETDHENMGVALASGYGAAQTSFSFLDSFFNDGDRLASPTYFSSGLHNAASAYIAMQTKAQGPNICTSNIGLGPAYSLATAVHWLKTGIVDYVLVGGVDEHCQVLEHCVNRFQSAEEGACLLPDVVAGEGAAFLVLGTKPERTTSCVLTDIKIEPYSKQTLQHMCPVFVAPLGLTDQQSIVARITAGENVTNILPVLGSHPSALAFSSVQAVQSILSGAVSEAQAFALDGARNSAVISFSK
- a CDS encoding beta-ketoacyl-[acyl-carrier-protein] synthase family protein; the protein is MTSVFITGTGCITGSGSTPQSTLAAMYEGTADPSPFVRHRMDWGKEALVFAVDDALLERASGRTEQYGLTARLGLGAAFQALEDAGISPADLKGKRVGVVMGTTVGCSMNHIVFYGEYRDPDIALPSMEHIRCVLRSNPAEAIARELAVVGPAQTVVTACASGTDAIGVGLQWIQSGMCDMVIAGGCDGLSRVTLNGFHSLMVMDSERSKPFDVDRKGLNLGEGSGVLVLESEQSVTQRNVTPKARLAGYATACDAYHLTAPHPQGRGLIRAIKQLFAHIECTPADISFVNVHGTGTKDNDNVEGYVMNELLPHVPFFSSKGATGHTLGAAGGIEAALCVHCLNQGRIPPTTGLTTPDPTIPASPVLEATNVTGTIALSTSLAFGGIASVLAVSHI
- a CDS encoding DUF2062 domain-containing protein yields the protein MSNFVRPLIVIPVFNHREELSRVAIEALEHGDVLIVDDGSTDGVSADIASLAVQCIRHSKNRGKGAAILTAAAYAREHGYTHIVTIDADGQHLTADLPKFFVAIEANPDSVAVGVRDFSNAKNRNIPGSATFGRAFSNFWFRVQTGEKGLDTQSGFRAYPVGLLQELSFSESRYSFEIEVLVKAVWAGLSIQWLPIHVHYPEPEKRVSHLHRVKDNILISWLNTRLTMRAVLPIPHRKLVRVEQSVENASEQFYLTRPVDSLRDMVRQGASPEYVGFSAGLGVLLGTWPLFGIHTVATLFAASFLRLSKVISVGTSQFCMPPFVPALCIEVGYFIRNGEWLTDVSWQTLGVEFLDRAWEWILGSLVLAPILAGVTGLVFYLVTRSIYKLRQEI
- a CDS encoding phosphopantetheine-binding protein codes for the protein MSNMHQKLKELFIAELNLEDISLEEWENDMPLFGDGLGLDSLDAVEIVVFIEKHYGVVIANFDEDKKAMRSINTLVEFIKEKQAND
- a CDS encoding esterase/lipase family protein → MVRRICYVFGMLFWITQITSCSSFVPIQRYLAQPVECTPIVHDSSDGLLLDNSLMCSSASIPCAFPVTTRSIPNLEYPLFTVERRNIGLDNPVSFWRSGCAGLYQVSSAPAKLVVVYINGYNGRPTGWKPIYNELQGLPVTHIFFNYPTGDSLETTAMVLSSLLCSNVRQLRDKYIVLLGHSQGGFIAVRTAQILSQHSFSPAIRQIVTLVTPWDGCKLARYAKLVNPVSPKVFDDIDTDSKFIHTVKSSPLPPETAYTLIYGATAESSKTANPNDELFTTENQLATGKNIKPTSTHNVLTSHAESLRDNEVVMLIKGCVEQCLMNFKTSSYTNQR